Proteins encoded by one window of Paenibacillus sp. DCT19:
- a CDS encoding ABC transporter ATP-binding protein: MNSPIIQLEHVNKQFKSKLAVSNLSLEIQSGSIVAILGPNGAGKTTTMKMLLGMCKPTSGNITVLGQSPKQQQVRQQIGVMLQDVSVIDGLTVREIIHMVHSYYHSPLPIDEIERLTGLSQIDLKRRAEKLSGGQKRSLNFALAMAGDPKLLFLDEPTVGMDSETRKYFWKQVRQLTQAGKTVLFTTHYLQEADEAADRIILFSEGRIIADGTPESLKSGLTKRILSFSAQHGMIPGESAIPLDTQLDHNNMNANSPNVHIEAQIAMLPNVEQVEYRNGRWSLYTTDTDTLIRDVIQRQLPIRDIRIETGQLDDAYAELLATMKEEQ; the protein is encoded by the coding sequence ATGAATTCCCCCATCATTCAGCTTGAACATGTAAACAAACAATTTAAAAGCAAGCTCGCGGTTAGCAACCTTTCTCTTGAAATCCAGTCTGGCTCAATTGTAGCAATCCTCGGCCCGAATGGAGCAGGCAAGACTACAACGATGAAGATGCTTCTGGGAATGTGTAAACCGACCTCCGGGAACATCACCGTATTAGGACAGTCTCCCAAACAGCAGCAGGTACGCCAGCAGATTGGAGTCATGCTACAGGATGTAAGTGTCATCGATGGATTGACGGTGCGTGAGATCATCCACATGGTTCACAGTTATTACCACAGTCCCCTTCCAATAGATGAAATCGAGCGATTGACTGGACTGTCACAGATCGACCTGAAGAGAAGAGCCGAGAAACTATCGGGTGGTCAGAAACGCAGCCTGAACTTTGCCCTCGCAATGGCAGGAGATCCAAAACTTTTATTTTTGGATGAACCCACGGTAGGTATGGATTCGGAGACACGTAAATATTTTTGGAAACAGGTTCGCCAATTGACACAGGCGGGTAAAACGGTGCTTTTCACCACGCATTATCTTCAGGAGGCGGACGAAGCGGCTGATCGGATTATTCTATTTAGCGAAGGTAGAATCATTGCGGATGGAACACCGGAGAGTCTTAAGTCGGGGCTTACCAAGCGTATTCTTTCTTTTTCCGCTCAGCATGGAATGATACCTGGGGAATCAGCTATCCCGTTAGACACACAGCTTGATCACAACAACATGAACGCTAACTCACCGAACGTACACATTGAAGCTCAGATTGCGATGCTACCTAACGTTGAACAAGTAGAATATCGTAACGGACGCTGGAGCCTCTACACCACCGATACAGATACACTGATTCGTGATGTAATCCAACGCCAGCTACCTATACGGGACATCCGTATTGAAACGGGACAACTCGACGACGCTTATGCTGAGCTGCTTGCTACGATGAAGGAGGAACAATAA
- a CDS encoding ROK family glucokinase, translating to MSEKIYVGVDLGGTAIKVGICDDQGQLKHTYEGPTEVDKGVDTVIANIEKYVRHIVAESPYSWEQLEGVGAGVAGFTNVREGIIVLAPNIGFRNVPIRSILEERLGKPVKIDNDANVAALGEAWAGAGKGVDNCVCYTLGTGVGGGLILNGTIYQGFSGMAGELGHINVVPDLEAIKCGCGKMGCLETVSSATGIIRMAKDAVERGDHTSLALVDRIAAKEVFDAAKAGDEVALRIVNRAAFYLGKSMATVAAVINPEVFIIGGGVSKAGDFLFDEIRTVFAQLTPEPLQGGVKILEATLGNDAGIVGAAGLLLRS from the coding sequence ATGTCTGAGAAAATCTACGTTGGGGTCGATCTCGGCGGAACAGCAATTAAGGTCGGTATATGCGATGATCAAGGTCAACTTAAGCATACGTATGAAGGACCGACAGAAGTGGATAAGGGCGTAGATACGGTTATCGCCAACATCGAGAAGTATGTCCGTCATATCGTTGCCGAGTCGCCGTATAGCTGGGAACAGCTTGAAGGTGTCGGTGCTGGAGTTGCCGGGTTCACGAATGTACGTGAGGGAATTATTGTCCTTGCCCCTAACATTGGATTTCGGAATGTACCTATTCGTTCGATTCTGGAGGAGCGTCTGGGCAAGCCAGTCAAAATAGATAATGATGCCAATGTTGCGGCGCTTGGCGAAGCTTGGGCGGGTGCCGGCAAAGGTGTAGATAACTGCGTATGTTACACGCTGGGTACAGGCGTTGGCGGCGGCTTGATCTTGAACGGCACAATATATCAAGGGTTCTCCGGTATGGCGGGTGAACTGGGGCATATTAATGTGGTTCCTGATCTGGAAGCAATTAAGTGTGGTTGTGGCAAAATGGGATGTTTAGAGACAGTATCGTCTGCAACGGGGATTATCCGTATGGCAAAGGATGCTGTAGAACGTGGGGATCATACTTCGCTTGCTCTTGTTGATCGAATCGCTGCGAAGGAAGTATTTGATGCTGCTAAAGCGGGCGATGAAGTGGCACTGCGGATCGTTAATCGTGCTGCATTCTACCTGGGTAAATCGATGGCTACAGTAGCGGCTGTTATTAATCCGGAAGTGTTCATTATTGGTGGCGGTGTATCCAAAGCGGGTGACTTCCTGTTTGACGAGATCCGTACTGTATTTGCTCAATTAACCCCAGAACCACTGCAGGGCGGCGTTAAGATTCTGGAAGCTACACTTGGCAATGATGCAGGTATTGTGGGTGCGGCAGGTCTTCTCTTGCGTTCCTAA
- the rapZ gene encoding RNase adapter RapZ, giving the protein MLEGEVSPNTGATLIIITGMSGAGKTIAVQSLEDLGFFCVDNLPPVLIPKFAELIEQSNGKIGKVALVIDLRGREFFTALSESLNYIKDHFTIHCEILFLDATDSVLVQRYKESRRRHPLAPEGMPLDGIRLERKMLEELKNSATQVLNTSTMKPAQLKERIISRFSHLESHMLSVNITSFGFKYGIPIDADLVFDVRFLPNPHYIDHLRPNTGQNSDVYEYVMKWPETQSFLTKLLDMLHFLIPQYRKEGKSQVIIGIGCTGGKHRSVAISEYLGKMLGSSETEAVTVSHRDADRDRH; this is encoded by the coding sequence ATGCTTGAAGGTGAAGTTTCACCGAACACAGGCGCCACGCTCATTATCATTACGGGTATGTCCGGGGCGGGAAAGACCATTGCAGTTCAGAGCTTGGAGGATCTTGGCTTCTTCTGTGTAGATAATTTACCACCCGTGCTGATTCCAAAATTCGCAGAGTTGATTGAGCAGTCCAATGGTAAGATTGGCAAGGTCGCTCTTGTTATTGACTTAAGAGGGCGTGAGTTTTTCACAGCGTTGTCCGAGTCGTTGAACTACATTAAAGATCATTTTACCATCCATTGCGAGATTTTATTCCTGGATGCTACAGATTCTGTCCTTGTTCAGCGGTATAAAGAGAGCAGACGTAGACATCCTTTAGCTCCGGAAGGCATGCCGCTAGACGGTATCCGGCTTGAGCGCAAAATGCTGGAGGAGCTTAAAAACTCTGCCACTCAGGTACTCAATACTAGCACGATGAAACCGGCTCAATTGAAGGAACGGATTATATCCCGTTTTTCTCATTTAGAGAGCCATATGTTATCTGTAAATATAACGTCATTTGGATTTAAATACGGAATACCGATTGATGCCGATCTGGTATTTGATGTTCGTTTTTTGCCTAACCCGCATTATATTGACCATCTGCGTCCAAATACAGGACAGAACAGCGATGTATACGAATACGTTATGAAATGGCCAGAAACCCAGTCCTTTCTGACCAAATTGCTGGATATGCTGCATTTCCTGATTCCGCAATACCGGAAGGAAGGCAAGAGCCAGGTTATTATTGGAATCGGTTGTACCGGAGGCAAGCATCGTTCGGTAGCAATATCCGAATATTTGGGCAAAATGTTGGGAAGCAGCGAGACTGAGGCTGTTACCGTGAGCCATCGCGACGCTGACCGGGATCGTCATTGA
- the yvcK gene encoding YvcK family protein codes for MKEAGPRRERPRIVVMGGGTGLSVMLRGLKEKPLDITAIVTVADDGGSSGILRNELHMPPPGDIRNVLTALADVEPLLSDMLSYRFNTGAGLAGHSLGNLILAAMTDISGDFVTAVRELSRVFAVRGEVLPAAGQAVVLHAEMEDGSIVTGESKIPEAGGRIKRVFLEPDHVEPLPEAVEAIRQADAILIGPGSLYTSILPNLLVPKLAEAVVEADAVKMFICNVMTQPGETDDYTVSDHLKAVHEHIGHQLFDYVIVNNGEIPLQVQNRYAEKGAKPVVLDMNVLKSSGYQVVADTLVLFRTYLRHDADKLSHHIYQLVQNWMLRKR; via the coding sequence ATGAAAGAAGCCGGACCACGAAGAGAACGTCCGAGAATTGTAGTCATGGGCGGGGGAACCGGATTATCCGTGATGCTGCGCGGTTTAAAAGAAAAGCCGCTAGACATCACGGCCATCGTCACGGTTGCTGATGACGGTGGAAGTTCAGGCATTCTACGTAATGAGTTGCATATGCCGCCTCCGGGCGACATTCGTAACGTACTCACGGCGCTAGCTGACGTAGAGCCACTGCTATCGGATATGCTGAGTTATCGTTTCAACACAGGCGCAGGGCTTGCAGGCCACAGCTTGGGGAATTTAATTTTGGCGGCAATGACAGATATATCAGGCGACTTCGTAACCGCTGTGCGGGAACTTAGCCGCGTGTTTGCTGTTCGGGGTGAGGTGCTTCCCGCAGCTGGTCAGGCGGTTGTGCTACATGCTGAGATGGAGGATGGATCGATTGTTACAGGCGAGTCCAAAATACCTGAAGCAGGTGGGCGCATTAAACGCGTTTTTCTTGAACCGGATCACGTGGAGCCGTTGCCAGAGGCTGTAGAAGCTATTCGCCAAGCGGATGCGATACTAATTGGGCCAGGAAGTCTGTATACGAGTATTCTGCCTAATCTGCTAGTACCTAAGTTAGCTGAAGCTGTCGTTGAGGCTGACGCAGTTAAAATGTTTATATGCAATGTTATGACACAGCCAGGAGAAACCGATGACTATACCGTAAGTGATCATCTCAAAGCGGTTCATGAGCATATAGGTCATCAGCTCTTTGACTATGTCATCGTTAATAATGGTGAAATTCCACTGCAAGTTCAGAATAGATATGCAGAAAAAGGAGCAAAACCAGTAGTATTAGATATGAATGTGCTGAAGAGTTCTGGATATCAGGTTGTCGCAGATACGTTGGTTCTATTCCGTACCTATCTTCGTCACGATGCCGACAAGCTCAGCCATCACATCTATCAACTAGTACAAAATTGGATGTTACGGAAGAGGTGA
- the whiA gene encoding DNA-binding protein WhiA gives MSFAAQTKKELTMIESEPCCEKAELSALIRMLGAVQLSNKKVILDISTENAAIARRAYSLLKKHFQVHTELLVRKKMRLKKNNVYIVRIPTMVQEILKDLYIVSEGFLFTPGINQELLRKNCCKRAYLRGAFMAGGSVNNPEGSSYHLEIASMYEEHCQALVDLANEFHLNARCIERKKGFILYIKEGEKIIELLSIIGAHQALFKFEDVRIMRDMRNSVNRIVNCETANLNKTIGAAVRQIDNIKLLQKEVGLESLPEKLREVAEVRLAHPDINLKEVGELLKGTVSKSGVNHRLRKIDELAEKVRNERMG, from the coding sequence ATGTCGTTTGCAGCACAGACCAAAAAAGAATTAACGATGATTGAGAGTGAACCGTGCTGCGAAAAGGCGGAACTTTCAGCCCTCATCCGTATGCTTGGTGCGGTGCAGTTATCGAATAAAAAAGTGATCTTAGATATTTCGACGGAGAATGCCGCTATTGCTAGACGGGCATACTCTCTGCTTAAAAAGCATTTTCAAGTGCATACGGAATTGCTTGTCCGCAAAAAAATGCGGCTGAAAAAGAACAACGTGTATATTGTTCGTATTCCGACCATGGTACAAGAGATTTTAAAGGATTTGTACATCGTATCCGAAGGCTTTTTGTTCACACCAGGAATTAATCAGGAGCTGCTTCGGAAAAACTGTTGTAAACGAGCTTATCTCCGCGGTGCCTTCATGGCTGGTGGCTCGGTGAATAACCCTGAGGGCTCCTCCTACCATCTGGAGATTGCATCTATGTATGAGGAGCACTGCCAAGCCTTGGTTGATCTAGCTAATGAATTTCATCTTAATGCCCGGTGTATAGAACGCAAAAAAGGATTCATCCTATACATCAAGGAAGGCGAGAAAATTATTGAGCTGCTCAGCATCATTGGTGCACACCAAGCTTTGTTTAAGTTTGAAGATGTTCGCATTATGCGCGATATGCGGAATTCCGTGAATCGGATCGTCAACTGTGAGACGGCAAACCTGAACAAGACCATTGGAGCTGCTGTAAGACAGATCGATAACATCAAGCTTTTGCAAAAGGAAGTTGGCCTAGAGTCCTTACCTGAGAAGCTGCGTGAAGTGGCTGAAGTGCGACTTGCCCATCCTGATATTAACTTGAAGGAAGTTGGCGAGTTGTTGAAGGGGACAGTCAGTAAATCTGGGGTAAACCACCGTTTGCGTAAAATTGATGAGCTAGCCGAGAAAGTTCGTAATGAACGAATGGGTTAG
- a CDS encoding HPr family phosphocarrier protein, which translates to MTKHPVVVRLKTGLHARPAALFVQEANKYSSEVFVEKDDKKVNAKSIMGIMSLAISTGTEIHISAEGADAEQAVNALVSLVSKEELENQ; encoded by the coding sequence ATGACAAAGCACCCGGTAGTTGTCCGTTTGAAAACGGGTCTCCATGCCAGACCTGCGGCACTGTTCGTTCAAGAGGCGAATAAGTACTCATCTGAAGTGTTCGTCGAGAAGGACGACAAGAAAGTAAATGCAAAAAGTATCATGGGGATCATGAGTCTTGCAATCAGTACAGGTACGGAAATCCATATTAGTGCTGAAGGCGCGGACGCCGAACAGGCTGTAAACGCTTTAGTTAGTCTGGTTAGCAAAGAAGAGCTTGAAAACCAATAA
- a CDS encoding SIMPL domain-containing protein, whose translation MGKQWMRPLGAVLVASSLLVGGTAWVAPGNYAYAAEVQGVQQNVINVVGKGEIQVKPDIAYLSIGVNSTAETAASAQKANAAKIQKVTNLLKNTWKISDNDIQTSQFYVQPNYTYSEKEGQQVKGYTAHHTLTVTYREMDKIGELLDAASQAGANNIENVRFTVENPENYESQVIEKAVANADVKAGAIAKAVKRQLGAVLSVSQPDANVPVFYASESLMSKAADTAAGTEIETGQVKVSTTLNITYEMK comes from the coding sequence ATGGGTAAACAATGGATGAGACCGCTTGGTGCGGTATTGGTGGCAAGTTCACTATTGGTTGGAGGAACAGCTTGGGTTGCTCCAGGGAATTACGCATATGCTGCTGAGGTTCAAGGCGTACAGCAGAACGTAATCAATGTTGTTGGTAAAGGTGAAATTCAGGTGAAACCGGACATCGCTTATCTATCCATCGGGGTAAATAGTACAGCGGAAACAGCGGCATCAGCTCAAAAAGCAAACGCAGCTAAAATCCAGAAGGTAACTAACCTGCTGAAGAATACGTGGAAAATTAGCGATAACGACATTCAAACAAGTCAATTCTATGTACAACCCAACTACACATACAGTGAAAAAGAAGGACAGCAAGTGAAGGGATATACAGCTCATCACACACTGACAGTAACCTATCGTGAGATGGATAAAATCGGTGAGTTGTTGGATGCAGCTTCCCAAGCTGGCGCGAATAACATTGAAAATGTTCGTTTTACTGTAGAGAATCCAGAGAACTATGAATCTCAAGTCATTGAGAAGGCTGTAGCTAACGCGGATGTAAAAGCTGGAGCGATTGCGAAGGCGGTTAAACGTCAACTGGGTGCAGTATTATCTGTGAGCCAGCCTGATGCTAACGTACCTGTGTTCTACGCATCGGAGAGTTTGATGTCCAAAGCTGCGGATACCGCAGCTGGTACTGAAATTGAAACTGGTCAGGTTAAAGTAAGTACGACATTGAACATCACATATGAAATGAAATAA
- a CDS encoding DUF4163 domain-containing protein, translated as MTSWKKWTSALLAAGIIVGSGAGWQESSVQAASVSTKVTTPTEVTLKSAGKTLTQKGLLQGGSTWVSLTAVKDVAGGTLTYDAKNKEYTLTAANNKMKISLADGSPMLRVNNYYPGVEAKLIQGRLYIPFSAMRDYLGVQGSWNGQAKTLTLSKVKQNNVTVKAATVKATVKNAEVDIQYPQVSGLANDKAQAAINKVLKDEADAFVADFKKQATEFGAATANRPYAFESTYVVTYNENGVLGLITQRYEDYAGAHGMTTRSGHTFDLETGKELSLNDVLQNNTAMRDTLGKKVGTQLKARGGYLDGYTGLNKDQDFYVTPTGIVVFFQLYEYTAYAEGFPEFPFTYKEVLPKGATPFSGVAAEK; from the coding sequence ATGACATCATGGAAGAAATGGACGAGTGCGTTGCTGGCGGCTGGAATTATTGTAGGTAGTGGAGCAGGGTGGCAGGAAAGTTCGGTTCAAGCGGCTTCGGTCTCAACTAAAGTAACGACTCCAACGGAAGTAACACTGAAATCGGCAGGTAAAACGCTGACTCAAAAAGGCCTTCTGCAGGGTGGATCTACATGGGTATCTCTAACTGCGGTCAAAGATGTTGCAGGTGGAACGTTAACATATGACGCGAAGAACAAAGAGTATACGCTGACCGCAGCTAACAATAAGATGAAAATTAGTCTAGCTGATGGATCACCAATGCTTAGAGTGAATAACTACTATCCGGGCGTTGAGGCGAAGTTGATTCAGGGGCGGTTATACATTCCTTTCTCAGCGATGAGAGATTATCTGGGTGTTCAGGGAAGCTGGAATGGGCAAGCGAAGACGTTAACACTTAGCAAAGTGAAGCAGAATAATGTAACGGTAAAAGCAGCTACGGTGAAAGCGACTGTCAAAAATGCTGAAGTGGATATCCAATATCCGCAGGTGAGCGGACTGGCGAATGATAAAGCTCAAGCGGCAATCAACAAGGTGCTGAAGGATGAGGCTGATGCATTTGTAGCGGACTTCAAGAAGCAAGCGACTGAATTTGGAGCTGCCACTGCGAATCGCCCGTACGCTTTTGAGAGCACATATGTTGTGACATATAACGAAAATGGCGTGCTGGGACTCATTACACAGCGCTATGAGGATTATGCAGGAGCTCATGGCATGACGACCCGTTCAGGACATACGTTTGATCTAGAAACGGGCAAGGAATTGTCGCTGAATGACGTGCTTCAAAACAATACAGCGATGCGTGACACGCTTGGCAAAAAAGTAGGAACTCAGCTTAAAGCACGTGGCGGTTATCTGGATGGATACACTGGCTTGAACAAAGACCAGGACTTCTACGTTACGCCAACGGGCATTGTCGTGTTCTTCCAACTGTATGAGTACACTGCATATGCTGAAGGGTTCCCGGAGTTCCCATTCACGTACAAAGAAGTTCTTCCTAAAGGTGCAACGCCATTCAGTGGAGTAGCTGCTGAAAAGTAA
- the clpP gene encoding ATP-dependent Clp endopeptidase proteolytic subunit ClpP codes for MSYIPMVVEQSNRGERAYDIYSRLLKDRIIFLGSDVNDVVANAIMAQMLFLAAEDPEKDIHLYINSPGGSITAGMAIYDTMQFIKPDVSTICVGMAASMGAFLLNAGAKGKRFALPNSEIMIHQPLGGAQGQATDIEIRARRILKMRDTLNRIISERSGQPLERIEKDTDRDYFMSAAEAADYGIIDKVIERVGSEGV; via the coding sequence GTGAGTTATATTCCAATGGTCGTTGAACAGAGCAACCGCGGTGAGCGGGCCTATGACATCTATTCCAGATTGCTGAAGGATCGTATCATCTTCCTTGGCAGTGACGTGAATGACGTTGTGGCGAATGCCATTATGGCACAGATGTTATTCTTGGCTGCAGAAGATCCAGAGAAAGACATTCACTTATACATCAACAGCCCAGGCGGATCCATCACAGCCGGTATGGCCATTTACGATACAATGCAATTCATCAAACCAGATGTATCTACAATTTGCGTAGGTATGGCAGCTTCCATGGGTGCATTCTTGCTTAATGCGGGTGCCAAAGGTAAACGTTTTGCATTGCCTAACAGTGAGATCATGATTCACCAACCACTTGGTGGAGCACAAGGTCAAGCTACAGATATCGAAATCCGTGCTCGTCGCATTCTGAAAATGCGCGACACATTGAACCGCATCATCTCCGAGCGTTCCGGTCAACCCCTGGAGCGTATCGAGAAAGATACAGATCGTGACTACTTCATGAGTGCTGCTGAAGCTGCCGATTACGGTATCATTGATAAAGTTATCGAAAGAGTAGGTTCAGAAGGCGTATAA
- a CDS encoding sugar-binding transcriptional regulator, whose product MRKILEVQKQLLPDLMDVLKKRYTILHQIMLSDVIGRRTLANSMQMTERVLRAETDLLKAQGLIEIDSTGMKISEAGHDLLQQLEPVAKELFGLSELEERIKQAYGLQKVVVVPGDSDVSPFAKRELGKAGAKALGNIMNDNDVVAVTGGSTTAEVAEQLNPPTPLKGVWFVPARGGLGESLEIQANTIASTMAKRVGAQYKLLHVPDLLSDHAYESLVQDPGVQEILQLIRQSRIVIHGIGDAVEMARRRKLATEIVEELQEQGAVSESFGYYFNDQGNVVHTMLTLGMRLQDIERTDVVIGIAGGKSKAAAIHSVLRFGQEDILIIDEAAAKVIVAELE is encoded by the coding sequence ATGCGAAAGATTTTAGAAGTGCAAAAGCAGCTTCTGCCTGATCTCATGGATGTCTTGAAGAAGAGGTATACGATTCTACACCAGATCATGTTATCGGATGTGATTGGACGAAGAACGTTAGCTAATTCCATGCAGATGACCGAGCGGGTTCTGAGGGCTGAGACCGATCTATTAAAGGCTCAGGGACTTATTGAAATTGACAGTACAGGAATGAAGATCAGCGAGGCAGGTCATGATTTGCTGCAGCAGTTAGAACCTGTCGCCAAAGAGCTGTTCGGATTGTCCGAACTGGAAGAGCGCATCAAGCAAGCCTACGGTCTGCAAAAGGTAGTCGTTGTTCCTGGCGATTCGGACGTATCTCCATTTGCCAAACGGGAACTGGGCAAGGCCGGAGCGAAGGCTCTCGGCAATATTATGAATGATAACGACGTTGTTGCCGTAACAGGCGGTTCAACAACGGCTGAAGTTGCAGAGCAGCTTAATCCGCCAACACCACTCAAAGGTGTCTGGTTCGTCCCTGCACGCGGTGGACTAGGAGAAAGTCTCGAAATTCAGGCCAATACGATCGCATCCACGATGGCAAAACGGGTAGGAGCACAATACAAACTCCTGCATGTACCGGATTTGCTTAGTGACCATGCCTATGAATCCCTTGTTCAAGATCCGGGTGTCCAGGAGATTCTACAGCTGATTAGACAATCGCGCATCGTTATTCACGGAATCGGTGATGCCGTGGAGATGGCACGGCGACGCAAACTTGCTACAGAGATTGTGGAAGAGCTTCAGGAGCAAGGAGCCGTATCGGAATCATTCGGTTATTATTTTAATGATCAGGGTAACGTGGTTCACACCATGCTTACACTCGGTATGCGACTTCAAGATATTGAACGAACCGATGTAGTGATCGGAATTGCGGGTGGCAAAAGCAAAGCGGCTGCCATTCACTCCGTGCTTAGATTCGGACAGGAAGATATTTTGATTATTGATGAGGCTGCTGCCAAAGTCATCGTTGCCGAACTGGAATGA
- the gap gene encoding type I glyceraldehyde-3-phosphate dehydrogenase yields the protein MIKVGINGFGRIGRLAFRRIQNVEGIEVVAINDLTDAKMLAHLLKYDTTQGRFDGDVEVHDGFFKVNGKEVKVLANRNPEELPWGDLGVDIVLECTGFFTTKEAAEKHLKGGAKKVVISAPATGDMKTIVYNVNHEILDGTETVISGASCTTNCLAPMAKTLQDKFGIVQGLMTTIHAYTGDQNTLDAPHPKGDFRRARAAAENIIPNTTGAAKAIGLVIPELQGKLDGAAQRVPVATGSLTELVTVLGKKVTAEEVNAVMKEASDPQTFGYTEDEIVSSDIQGITFGSLFDATQTKVLTVGDQQLVKTVAWYDNEMSYTAQLVRTLEHFAKMIK from the coding sequence ATGATTAAAGTAGGTATTAACGGTTTTGGACGTATTGGTCGCTTGGCATTCCGTCGTATTCAAAATGTAGAGGGCATTGAAGTTGTAGCAATCAACGACTTGACTGATGCTAAAATGCTGGCTCATTTGCTTAAATATGATACAACTCAAGGTCGCTTCGATGGGGATGTTGAAGTACATGATGGCTTCTTCAAAGTGAACGGCAAAGAAGTTAAAGTATTGGCTAACCGCAACCCAGAAGAACTGCCTTGGGGAGACCTCGGTGTAGATATCGTTCTGGAATGTACTGGTTTCTTCACAACTAAAGAAGCTGCTGAGAAACACTTGAAAGGTGGAGCTAAGAAAGTTGTTATCTCCGCACCAGCTACTGGCGACATGAAAACCATCGTTTACAACGTAAACCATGAAATCCTCGACGGTACTGAAACTGTAATCTCCGGCGCATCTTGCACAACGAACTGCCTGGCACCTATGGCAAAAACGTTGCAAGACAAATTCGGAATCGTTCAAGGTTTGATGACTACAATTCACGCTTACACTGGCGACCAAAACACTTTGGATGCTCCACACCCTAAAGGTGACTTCCGTCGTGCTCGTGCAGCGGCTGAAAACATCATCCCTAACACAACTGGTGCTGCTAAAGCAATCGGTTTGGTTATCCCTGAACTGCAAGGTAAATTGGACGGTGCAGCTCAACGTGTACCAGTAGCTACTGGTTCCCTGACTGAGCTTGTAACTGTATTGGGTAAAAAAGTTACTGCTGAAGAAGTTAACGCAGTAATGAAAGAAGCTTCCGATCCACAAACTTTCGGATACACTGAAGACGAAATCGTATCTTCCGATATCCAAGGTATCACTTTCGGATCCCTGTTTGATGCAACTCAAACTAAAGTTCTGACTGTTGGCGACCAACAATTGGTTAAAACTGTAGCTTGGTATGACAATGAAATGTCCTACACTGCACAATTGGTTCGCACTTTGGAGCACTTTGCAAAAATGATTAAGTAA